From one Streptomyces sp. CA-210063 genomic stretch:
- a CDS encoding DNA gyrase/topoisomerase IV subunit A — translation MARRSTKTPPPDDAYEEKILDIDVVDEMQGSFLEYAYSVIYSRALPDARDGLKPVHRRIVYQMNEMGLRPDRGYVKCARVVGEVMGKLHPHGDSSIYDALVRLAQPFSMRLPLVDGHGNFGSLGNDDPPAAMRYTECRMADATSLMTESIEENTVDFAPNYDGQEQEPVALPAAFPNLLVNGASGIAVGMATNMPPHNLGEVIAAARHLIRYPNADLDTLMKHVPGPDLPTGGRIVGLSGIRDAYATGRGTFKIRATVTVDNVTARRKGLIVTELPFAVGPEKVIAKIKDLVGSKKLQGIADVKDLTDRAHGLRLVIEIKNGFVPEAVLEQLYKLTPMEESFGINNVALVDGQPLTLGLKELLEVYLDHRFEVVRRRSEFRRSKRRDRLHLVEGLLTALVDIDEVIRLIRSSDNSAQAKERLIERFSLSDIQTQYILDTPLRRLTRFDRIELESEKDRLNAEIAELTRILDSDAELRKLVSGELAAVAKKFGTERRTVLLESSGTQVATVPLQVADDPCRVLLSSTGLLARTANGEPFAADEDGKRAKHDVIVSAVPATARGEVGAVTSTGRLLRLNVVDLPQLPDTSAAPNLSGGAPLTEFLSLQDGETIICLTTLDESSPGLAIGTEQGVVKRVVPDYPSNKEELEVITLKEGDRIVGAIELRTGEEDLVFITDDAQLLRYQASQVRPQGRPAGGMTGIKLTEGAKVISFTAVDPAVDAVVFTVAGSRGTLDDSVQTTGKLTPFDQYPRKGRATGGVRCQRFLKGEDCLSVAWAGPVPARAAQKNGMPADLPEMDPRRDGSGVSLSKTVSVVAGPV, via the coding sequence ATGGCCCGCCGCAGCACGAAGACCCCGCCGCCCGACGACGCGTACGAGGAGAAGATCCTCGACATCGACGTCGTCGACGAGATGCAGGGCTCCTTCCTGGAGTACGCGTACTCGGTCATCTACTCCCGAGCCCTGCCGGACGCCCGTGACGGTCTGAAGCCGGTGCACCGGCGGATCGTCTACCAGATGAACGAGATGGGCCTGCGCCCCGACCGCGGCTACGTGAAGTGCGCCCGCGTCGTCGGCGAGGTCATGGGTAAGTTGCACCCGCACGGCGACTCGTCGATCTACGACGCCCTGGTGCGCCTCGCCCAGCCCTTCTCCATGCGGCTCCCGCTGGTCGACGGCCACGGCAACTTCGGCTCACTGGGCAACGACGACCCGCCGGCCGCCATGCGGTACACCGAGTGCCGGATGGCCGACGCGACGAGCCTGATGACGGAGTCGATCGAGGAGAACACGGTCGACTTCGCGCCCAACTACGACGGCCAGGAACAGGAGCCGGTGGCACTGCCCGCCGCCTTCCCGAACCTGCTGGTCAACGGCGCGTCCGGCATCGCCGTCGGCATGGCCACCAATATGCCGCCGCACAACCTGGGCGAGGTCATCGCGGCCGCCCGCCACCTCATCAGGTACCCGAACGCCGACCTGGACACGCTGATGAAGCACGTCCCGGGCCCCGACCTGCCCACCGGCGGCCGGATCGTCGGCCTCTCCGGGATCAGGGACGCGTACGCGACGGGCCGCGGCACCTTCAAGATCCGCGCCACGGTGACGGTGGACAACGTGACGGCCCGCCGCAAGGGCCTGATCGTCACCGAACTGCCGTTCGCCGTCGGCCCGGAGAAGGTGATCGCCAAGATCAAGGACCTGGTCGGCTCCAAGAAGCTGCAGGGCATCGCCGACGTCAAGGACCTCACCGACCGCGCGCACGGCCTGCGCCTCGTCATCGAGATCAAGAACGGCTTCGTACCGGAGGCCGTCCTGGAGCAGCTCTACAAGCTGACGCCGATGGAGGAGTCCTTCGGCATCAACAACGTGGCCCTGGTCGACGGCCAGCCCCTCACCCTGGGCCTCAAGGAGCTCCTGGAGGTCTACCTCGACCACCGCTTCGAGGTCGTACGACGCCGCTCGGAGTTCCGCCGCAGCAAGCGGCGCGACCGTCTGCACCTGGTCGAGGGCCTGCTCACCGCGCTGGTGGACATCGACGAGGTCATCCGTCTGATCCGCTCCAGCGACAACTCCGCACAGGCCAAGGAGCGCCTGATCGAGCGCTTCTCCCTGTCGGACATCCAGACGCAGTACATCCTCGACACCCCGCTGCGCCGCCTCACCAGGTTCGACCGCATCGAGCTGGAGTCCGAGAAGGACAGGCTCAACGCCGAGATCGCGGAGCTGACGCGCATCCTGGACTCGGACGCGGAGCTGCGCAAGCTGGTCTCCGGTGAACTGGCCGCGGTGGCGAAGAAGTTCGGCACCGAGCGGCGTACGGTGCTGCTGGAGTCCTCGGGCACCCAGGTGGCCACGGTCCCGCTCCAGGTGGCGGACGACCCGTGCCGGGTGCTGCTGTCGTCGACGGGTCTGCTGGCCCGTACGGCCAACGGCGAGCCCTTCGCGGCCGACGAGGACGGCAAGCGGGCCAAGCACGACGTCATCGTCTCGGCGGTCCCGGCGACGGCCCGGGGCGAGGTGGGCGCGGTGACCTCCACCGGCCGCCTGCTGCGCCTGAACGTGGTCGACCTGCCGCAGCTGCCGGACACATCGGCGGCCCCCAACCTGTCGGGCGGCGCCCCGCTCACGGAGTTCCTCTCCCTCCAGGACGGCGAGACGATCATCTGTCTGACGACGCTCGACGAGTCGTCGCCCGGGCTGGCCATCGGCACCGAGCAGGGTGTCGTCAAGCGTGTGGTCCCCGACTATCCGTCCAACAAGGAGGAGCTGGAGGTCATCACGCTCAAGGAGGGCGACCGGATCGTCGGCGCCATCGAGCTGCGCACCGGCGAGGAGGACCTGGTCTTCATCACGGACGATGCCCAGCTGCTGCGCTACCAGGCCTCCCAGGTCCGTCCGCAGGGCCGCCCGGCCGGCGGCATGACCGGCATCAAGCTCACCGAGGGCGCGAAGGTCATCTCCTTCACCGCCGTCGACCCGGCCGTGGACGCGGTCGTCTTCACGGTGGCGGGCTCCCGCGGCACCCTCGACGACTCCGTCCAGACCACGGGCAAGCTCACCCCCTTCGACCAGTACCCCCGCAAGGGCCGCGCCACGGGCGGTGTCCGCTGCCAGCGGTTCCTCAAGGGCGAGGACTGCCTGTCCGTCGCCTGGGCGGGCCCCGTCCCGGCCCGCGCCGCACAGAAGAACGGCATGCCGGCCGACCTCCCGGAGATGGACCCGCGCCGCGACGGCTCGGGCGTGTCCCTGAGCAAGACGGTGTCGGTGGTGGCGGGTCCGGTGTGA
- a CDS encoding CobW family GTP-binding protein produces MSQSSNPSPSPLGSRQIPVVVLAGFLGSGKTTLLNHLLHRSGGSRIGAVVNDFGAIEIDAMAVAGALGDSTVSLGNGCLCCAVDASELDVYLERLAEPSAGIDVIVIEASGLAEPQELMRMVLASESPRVLYGGLVEVVDAAEFLETRQRHPGIDRHLGIADLVVVNKLDRAEDGERVLELVRSLSDGAAVVPATYGRIDPEFLFDCRPSEERIGQLSFDDLHRHDEDEDEDGNGDGGGEDGDDHVGHLHTGYDSVAFVSDVPLNPRRLMEFLDGRSEGLYRIKGYVDFGPYDLRNRYAVHAVGRFLRFFPEPWADGDENRLSRLVLIGAGIDAPALSKELEACKDDAPHADEHGMWGVLRYVQEAGAEEPEASYDGV; encoded by the coding sequence TTGAGCCAGTCGTCGAATCCGAGCCCGAGTCCGCTGGGCTCGCGGCAGATCCCGGTCGTCGTCCTCGCCGGATTCCTCGGTTCCGGCAAGACGACCCTGCTCAATCACCTCCTCCACCGCAGCGGCGGCAGCCGTATCGGTGCTGTGGTCAATGACTTCGGGGCGATCGAGATCGACGCGATGGCCGTGGCCGGGGCGCTCGGCGATTCCACCGTGTCGCTGGGCAACGGGTGTCTGTGCTGTGCCGTCGACGCCAGTGAGCTGGATGTCTATCTGGAGCGGCTCGCCGAGCCGTCCGCCGGGATCGATGTCATCGTCATCGAGGCGAGCGGTCTCGCCGAGCCGCAGGAACTCATGCGGATGGTGCTCGCCAGCGAGAGTCCCCGGGTGCTGTACGGAGGGCTCGTGGAGGTCGTCGACGCGGCCGAGTTCCTGGAGACCAGGCAGCGACATCCCGGGATCGACCGGCATCTCGGCATCGCCGACCTCGTCGTCGTCAACAAGCTCGACCGCGCCGAGGACGGAGAGCGCGTCCTGGAGCTCGTCCGCTCGCTCAGTGACGGTGCGGCCGTCGTACCCGCCACCTACGGGCGTATCGATCCCGAGTTCCTCTTCGACTGCCGGCCCTCCGAGGAGCGCATCGGCCAGCTCTCCTTCGACGACCTTCATCGACACGATGAGGACGAGGACGAGGACGGGAACGGGGACGGGGGCGGGGAGGACGGTGACGATCACGTCGGGCATCTGCACACCGGCTACGACAGCGTCGCCTTCGTCTCCGACGTGCCGCTCAACCCCCGGCGGCTCATGGAGTTCCTCGACGGCAGGTCCGAAGGGCTCTACCGCATCAAGGGGTACGTCGACTTCGGGCCGTACGACCTCCGGAACCGTTACGCCGTGCATGCCGTGGGGCGGTTCCTGCGGTTCTTTCCCGAGCCCTGGGCGGACGGTGACGAGAACCGTCTCAGCCGGCTGGTGCTCATCGGGGCCGGTATCGACGCCCCGGCCCTGAGCAAGGAGTTGGAGGCGTGCAAGGACGACGCCCCACACGCCGACGAACACGGCATGTGGGGCGTCCTCCGCTACGTACAGGAGGCGGGGGCCGAGGAACCCGAGGCTTCCTACGACGGCGTCTGA
- a CDS encoding DUF6082 family protein, with protein sequence MGLVTGALTTLATRRREVTTLRSRIERLERDAQNQHQANLAHQQRLHWELLSKAMDDPELAEVLNTYDEAFSVKKQRQFLFANALYTNALCYHRMGNISREEFFGFVRGILQNAVFREYWYATRPHRATLIDASEEAELGRMVDDLLRQLEEADIDEWWVVGEPPTE encoded by the coding sequence ATGGGGCTGGTAACAGGCGCCCTCACCACGCTGGCCACGCGTCGCCGGGAAGTCACCACGCTTCGTTCACGCATCGAACGTCTGGAGCGGGACGCGCAGAACCAGCACCAGGCCAATCTCGCCCATCAGCAGCGCCTGCACTGGGAACTGCTGAGCAAGGCCATGGACGACCCCGAACTCGCCGAGGTGCTGAACACCTATGACGAGGCCTTCTCCGTGAAGAAGCAGCGGCAGTTCCTCTTCGCCAACGCCCTTTACACCAACGCGCTCTGCTACCACCGCATGGGCAACATCAGCAGGGAGGAGTTCTTCGGATTCGTCCGAGGGATCCTGCAGAATGCCGTCTTTCGCGAGTACTGGTACGCCACCCGCCCTCATCGAGCAACACTGATCGACGCCTCCGAAGAGGCGGAACTCGGCCGTATGGTCGACGACCTGCTGCGCCAACTGGAGGAGGCGGACATCGACGAGTGGTGGGTCGTCGGTGAGCCTCCGACGGAGTAG
- a CDS encoding citrate synthase/methylcitrate synthase produces MSINRAASTHVDVPRGLAGVVVTDTSLGDVRGQEGFYHYRQYSAVELARTRDFEDVWHLMVHGELPDASQRSAFVDRVRPLRRLPDDVRVALPAIATASAHSGPLSGLRTALSLFGASKGFRPVYDLGADERRADALAASAAVPTLLTALYRLGRGLDPIEPRDDLPYAANYLYMLTGSEPDPLRSRAIEQYLISTIDHGFNASTFTARVIASTGADVAACLVGAVGALSGPLHGGAPSRALDTLDAIGTPDRIDPWIRERVLAGDRIMGFGHPVYRTEDPRSRMLRGIAERFGGPRVAFAVEVERQVESILAELKPGRALHTNVEFYAGVVMELCGLPREMFTPTFAAARTVGWSANIVEQAEDSKIIRPAARYVGPGAPVAVPAVA; encoded by the coding sequence ATGTCCATCAATCGGGCCGCGTCCACCCACGTCGACGTGCCGCGAGGACTCGCGGGCGTCGTCGTCACCGACACCTCATTGGGTGACGTCAGGGGGCAGGAGGGCTTCTACCACTACCGCCAGTACTCGGCCGTCGAACTCGCGCGGACCCGTGACTTCGAGGACGTCTGGCATCTGATGGTGCACGGCGAACTGCCGGACGCGTCGCAGCGGAGCGCGTTCGTCGACCGGGTCCGCCCCCTGCGCCGGCTGCCCGATGACGTACGGGTCGCACTGCCCGCGATCGCGACGGCGAGCGCCCACTCCGGCCCGCTGTCCGGCCTGCGCACCGCCCTGTCGCTGTTCGGCGCCTCCAAGGGCTTCCGGCCCGTGTACGACCTCGGCGCGGACGAGCGCCGCGCGGACGCGCTGGCCGCGTCGGCGGCCGTACCGACCCTGCTCACGGCGCTGTACCGACTGGGGCGGGGGCTGGACCCGATCGAGCCGCGGGACGACCTTCCCTATGCCGCCAACTACCTCTACATGTTGACCGGTTCGGAACCGGACCCCCTTCGGTCGCGGGCGATCGAGCAATACTTGATCTCAACCATTGATCACGGATTCAATGCATCAACCTTCACGGCGCGGGTCATCGCGTCGACGGGCGCGGACGTGGCGGCCTGCCTCGTGGGTGCCGTGGGCGCGCTCTCCGGTCCTCTCCACGGCGGTGCTCCGAGCCGCGCGCTGGACACCCTCGATGCCATCGGCACGCCCGACCGCATCGACCCCTGGATCCGTGAACGCGTCCTCGCCGGCGACCGCATCATGGGCTTCGGCCACCCCGTCTACCGCACCGAGGACCCTCGCTCCCGCATGCTCCGCGGCATCGCGGAACGGTTCGGCGGGCCTCGGGTCGCCTTCGCGGTGGAGGTGGAGCGCCAGGTCGAGTCGATCCTCGCCGAGCTGAAGCCCGGGCGCGCACTGCACACCAACGTCGAGTTCTACGCGGGCGTCGTCATGGAACTCTGCGGCCTGCCCCGCGAGATGTTCACCCCCACCTTCGCGGCCGCCCGCACCGTCGGCTGGAGCGCCAACATCGTCGAACAGGCGGAGGACTCGAAGATCATCCGTCCCGCGGCCCGGTATGTGGGGCCGGGGGCGCCGGTGGCGGTGCCCGCGGTGGCGTAG
- a CDS encoding citrate synthase, giving the protein MKEQGDRESTGPVTAHAPARAGRRLSTRETAEALGVKPETVYAYVSRGQLTSRRDPSGRGSTFDAEEVAALARRNRRESSGSPAAAGELAVRTRLTLIEQDRYYFRGVDATELAARHSYEEVAEWLWTGELRPGVTFTAPKASATAARRAVDALPEHSGPLDRLRVAAIAASAADPLRFDLSEGAVLGTARTLIPTLVAALPPVSRSHRDSGPLADRLWARISGRTPDGASLHVLDTALGLLVDHDLAASTLAVRVAASARAHAYAAVSAGLGVVEGPLHGAASALAHRLLLDVLDHGSAAPVIAEELRAGRGIPGLGHRLYTGVDPRARALFALLEGVPQAGPALAAARDIVATSARHTPLHANVDLALAVLTVSFGMSSTAGETVFAVARTAGWIAHALEEYGERPLRMRPSGQYVGAQPPQPLPE; this is encoded by the coding sequence ATGAAGGAGCAAGGCGATCGAGAATCGACGGGCCCGGTGACTGCACACGCCCCCGCCCGCGCCGGCCGACGGCTCAGCACCAGAGAGACCGCCGAGGCGCTCGGTGTGAAGCCGGAGACCGTGTACGCGTACGTGAGCCGTGGCCAGCTCACCAGCCGACGGGACCCCAGCGGGCGCGGCAGCACCTTCGACGCCGAGGAGGTGGCGGCGCTTGCACGGCGCAACAGGCGGGAGAGCAGCGGGAGTCCGGCCGCGGCGGGCGAGCTCGCCGTCCGCACCCGGCTCACCCTCATCGAGCAGGACCGCTACTACTTCCGCGGGGTCGACGCGACCGAACTCGCCGCGCGCCACTCCTACGAAGAGGTCGCCGAGTGGCTGTGGACGGGCGAACTGCGGCCCGGCGTCACCTTCACCGCCCCGAAGGCGTCCGCCACGGCCGCCCGCCGCGCGGTCGACGCGCTGCCGGAGCACAGCGGCCCCCTCGACCGGCTGCGGGTGGCGGCGATCGCCGCCTCGGCGGCGGACCCGCTGCGCTTCGACCTCTCCGAGGGGGCCGTCCTCGGCACCGCGCGCACCCTCATCCCCACCCTCGTCGCCGCGCTCCCGCCGGTCTCGCGCTCCCACCGCGACTCCGGCCCGCTCGCCGACCGACTGTGGGCCCGGATCAGCGGCCGTACCCCCGACGGGGCGTCCCTGCACGTCCTGGACACGGCCCTCGGGCTGCTCGTAGACCACGACCTGGCCGCCTCCACACTCGCGGTCCGCGTCGCCGCGTCGGCCCGCGCCCACGCGTACGCGGCCGTCTCGGCCGGTCTCGGCGTCGTCGAAGGCCCGCTGCACGGCGCGGCCAGCGCACTCGCCCACCGGCTGCTCCTCGATGTGCTGGACCACGGCAGCGCGGCCCCTGTGATCGCGGAGGAACTGCGCGCCGGCCGCGGCATCCCCGGGCTCGGCCACCGCCTCTACACGGGCGTCGATCCACGCGCGCGTGCCCTGTTCGCACTCCTGGAGGGCGTCCCCCAGGCGGGGCCGGCCCTCGCGGCGGCCCGCGACATCGTGGCGACGTCCGCCCGCCACACGCCCCTGCACGCCAATGTCGACCTGGCCCTCGCGGTCCTCACCGTCTCCTTCGGCATGTCCTCCACCGCGGGCGAGACCGTCTTCGCCGTGGCCCGCACGGCGGGCTGGATCGCCCATGCCCTGGAGGAGTACGGGGAGCGTCCGCTACGGATGCGCCCGAGCGGCCAGTACGTGGGAGCGCAGCCGCCCCAACCGCTCCCGGAGTGA
- a CDS encoding sucrase ferredoxin, with translation MSTCTSASRHLDEPLAGTAATARTWLLLEQPGPWGVKALTSSHLDPALGRALEAAAEGTGVRVALIRRPGRHADCREVRERRVYVAHTVPGNVWLHSATTSDPEQLLGLDFAALGKGDPHTFGTVLRGRTHTGAPLALVCTNGKRDRCCALLGRPLAAELAASGVEGTWEVTHLGGHRFSPTLLVLPFGYVYGRAEAHHVKEVLQGVREGRVVTEGCRGGSAWERPGQAAELAVRTETGENAAGALTVVRTDGTAPRWEVTVAHVDGRRWTIVVTQGASQPPRPESCGSALGSPARMDVVAVRELAPAALAG, from the coding sequence GTGAGTACGTGCACATCCGCGTCCCGACACCTCGACGAGCCTCTCGCGGGGACCGCCGCCACGGCGAGGACATGGCTGCTGCTGGAACAGCCGGGCCCCTGGGGCGTCAAGGCGCTCACATCGAGCCACCTCGACCCCGCGCTCGGCCGCGCCCTCGAAGCCGCGGCGGAGGGCACCGGCGTACGCGTGGCGCTCATCCGGCGCCCCGGCCGCCACGCGGACTGCCGCGAGGTCCGTGAGCGCCGCGTGTACGTGGCCCACACCGTGCCCGGAAACGTCTGGCTGCACAGCGCCACGACGTCCGACCCCGAGCAGTTGCTCGGCCTCGACTTCGCCGCCCTCGGCAAGGGCGACCCTCACACCTTCGGGACGGTTCTGCGGGGCCGGACCCACACCGGCGCTCCCCTCGCGCTCGTCTGCACCAACGGCAAGCGGGACCGCTGCTGCGCCCTCCTCGGCCGCCCGCTCGCCGCCGAGCTGGCCGCCTCCGGGGTCGAGGGCACCTGGGAGGTCACCCATCTGGGTGGTCACCGCTTCTCGCCCACCCTGCTCGTCCTGCCGTTCGGCTACGTGTACGGCCGCGCCGAGGCCCATCACGTCAAGGAGGTCCTCCAGGGAGTGCGGGAAGGGCGTGTGGTCACCGAGGGGTGTCGTGGGGGCTCCGCCTGGGAGCGCCCCGGACAGGCGGCAGAACTGGCGGTGCGTACGGAGACGGGCGAGAACGCGGCCGGCGCGCTCACCGTCGTCCGCACGGACGGCACCGCGCCCCGCTGGGAGGTGACCGTCGCACACGTCGACGGCCGCCGCTGGACCATCGTCGTCACCCAGGGCGCCTCCCAGCCGCCCCGCCCGGAGAGCTGCGGCTCCGCGCTGGGGTCCCCGGCCAGGATGGACGTCGTGGCCGTACGAGAGCTCGCACCGGCCGCTCTGGCGGGCTAG
- a CDS encoding ATP-binding protein, with protein sequence MSPTPPARRLRLGMPRRVFSQVLLMQVAIAAGVAVLATGLFLAPLSDQLDDQAMRRALAIAQTTAAQPQIAEDLLSSKPSVNGPVQIEAERIRKASGAEYVVVMDTHGVRWSHTDPAEIGGTVSTDPRRALAGNEVMEIDSGTLGRSARGKVPLRAADGKIVGAVSVGIEYDSVRARLIHAIPGLLAYAGGAMAVGALAAYLISRRVHRQTRDLAFSDIAGLLAEREAMLHGIREGVVALDRAGRVRLLNDEAQRLLGIGDEVVGRSLDDALGPGRTTDVLAGRVTGTDLLTVRGQRVLVTNRMPTDDGGAVATLRDRTELEQLGRELDSTRGLIDALRAQDHEHANRMHTLLGLLELEMYDEAVDFVGEVVGDDRATAEQVTEKIHDPLLAAVLVGKATVAAERGVALSVARGTMLPDRLIDPRGLVTIVGNLVDNALDAVAGTPHARVEVDLRAQGRTAILRVRDTGPGVPPDKRELIFTDGWSTKTPPAHRERGIGLSLVRRLAERQGGSARVTEAEGGGAEFTVVLPDALAEPGLVTQPPLPTLTSTAPDDGPARHDGPTAGSDGRPGPEQAPEAAITAAEKESR encoded by the coding sequence ATGAGCCCCACTCCCCCCGCACGCCGCCTGCGTCTCGGTATGCCGCGGCGGGTGTTCTCGCAGGTCCTGCTGATGCAGGTGGCGATCGCCGCCGGTGTCGCCGTCCTCGCGACCGGGCTGTTCCTCGCGCCGCTCAGCGACCAGCTGGACGACCAGGCGATGCGCCGGGCTCTCGCGATAGCGCAGACGACGGCGGCACAGCCGCAGATCGCCGAGGACCTGCTGTCGTCGAAGCCGTCCGTGAACGGTCCCGTGCAGATCGAGGCCGAGCGGATCCGGAAGGCGAGCGGGGCCGAGTACGTCGTGGTGATGGACACGCACGGGGTGCGGTGGTCGCACACGGACCCGGCGGAGATCGGCGGCACGGTTTCCACGGACCCGCGCCGCGCCCTGGCCGGGAACGAGGTCATGGAGATCGACTCGGGCACCCTGGGGCGCTCCGCCCGGGGCAAGGTGCCGCTGCGCGCCGCCGACGGGAAGATCGTCGGGGCCGTCTCGGTCGGTATCGAGTACGACAGCGTGCGCGCCCGGCTGATCCACGCGATCCCCGGGCTCCTCGCGTACGCCGGCGGGGCCATGGCCGTCGGGGCGCTGGCCGCGTATCTGATCTCCCGGCGGGTCCACCGTCAGACCCGTGACCTGGCCTTCTCCGACATCGCAGGGCTGCTGGCGGAGCGCGAGGCGATGCTGCACGGCATCCGGGAGGGCGTGGTCGCGCTTGACCGCGCCGGCCGCGTACGCCTCCTGAACGACGAGGCGCAGCGGCTGCTGGGGATAGGCGACGAGGTGGTCGGCAGGTCGCTCGACGACGCGCTCGGCCCCGGCCGCACGACCGATGTGCTGGCCGGCCGGGTCACGGGCACCGATCTGCTGACCGTACGCGGTCAGCGCGTGCTGGTCACCAACCGCATGCCCACCGACGACGGGGGCGCCGTCGCCACCCTGCGCGACCGTACCGAACTGGAGCAGCTCGGCCGCGAACTCGACTCCACGCGCGGCCTGATAGACGCCCTGCGCGCCCAGGACCACGAGCACGCCAACCGGATGCACACGCTCCTGGGTCTGCTCGAACTGGAGATGTACGACGAGGCCGTGGACTTCGTCGGCGAGGTGGTCGGCGACGACCGGGCGACCGCCGAGCAGGTCACCGAGAAGATCCACGACCCGCTGCTCGCCGCGGTGCTGGTCGGCAAGGCGACCGTCGCGGCCGAGCGCGGCGTGGCCCTCTCGGTCGCGCGCGGCACGATGCTGCCGGACCGGCTGATCGACCCGCGTGGACTCGTCACCATCGTCGGCAACCTCGTCGACAACGCCCTGGACGCCGTCGCGGGCACACCGCACGCGCGCGTGGAGGTCGATCTGCGCGCCCAGGGACGTACCGCGATCCTCCGGGTGCGCGACACCGGCCCCGGAGTCCCGCCCGACAAGCGGGAGTTGATCTTCACGGACGGCTGGTCCACCAAGACGCCGCCGGCCCACCGCGAGCGCGGCATCGGGCTCTCGCTGGTACGCCGCCTCGCCGAACGGCAGGGCGGCAGCGCCCGGGTCACGGAGGCGGAGGGAGGCGGGGCGGAGTTCACCGTCGTACTGCCCGACGCACTCGCGGAGCCGGGGCTGGTGACGCAACCACCCCTGCCGACGCTTACCTCTACGGCACCCGACGACGGGCCGGCTCGACACGACGGGCCGACGGCCGGCAGTGACGGGCGGCCGGGCCCCGAGCAGGCGCCCGAAGCCGCCATCACAGCCGCCGAGAAGGAGTCGCGATGA
- a CDS encoding response regulator has protein sequence MIEVLIVDDDIRVARVNAAYVEKVAGFHVAGVAHNAAEALQQLEALPHVDLVLLDHYLPDDTGLVVVQEMRRRGHQTDVIMVTAARDVSTVQAAMRQGALQYLVKPFAFAGLRAKLEAYAELRRTLDGGGEAEQAEVDRIFGALSAGGEPDLPKGHSPTTTELVRRALMTAEGALSAQEIAERTGLSRQTAQRYLKLLERTGRARLTLKYGDAGRPEHRYEWATRP, from the coding sequence ATGATCGAGGTCCTGATCGTGGACGACGACATCAGAGTCGCCCGCGTCAACGCCGCCTACGTGGAGAAGGTCGCCGGTTTCCACGTCGCCGGCGTGGCCCACAACGCGGCCGAGGCGCTTCAGCAACTGGAGGCGCTGCCCCATGTGGACCTGGTCCTCCTGGACCACTACCTGCCGGACGACACGGGCCTCGTGGTCGTCCAGGAGATGCGTCGCCGCGGCCACCAGACCGATGTGATCATGGTGACGGCGGCCCGCGACGTCTCGACCGTGCAGGCCGCGATGCGTCAGGGCGCGCTCCAGTACCTGGTCAAGCCGTTCGCGTTCGCCGGGCTGCGGGCCAAGCTGGAGGCGTACGCGGAGCTGCGGCGCACGCTGGACGGCGGCGGCGAGGCCGAACAGGCGGAGGTGGACCGGATCTTCGGCGCGCTCTCGGCGGGCGGCGAGCCGGACCTGCCCAAGGGCCACTCCCCCACCACCACCGAGCTCGTACGCCGTGCCCTGATGACCGCCGAGGGCGCGCTGTCCGCCCAGGAGATCGCCGAACGGACCGGCCTCAGCCGCCAGACCGCCCAGCGCTATCTGAAGCTCCTGGAGCGCACGGGACGGGCCCGGCTGACCCTCAAGTACGGCGACGCGGGCCGCCCGGAGCACCGCTACGAGTGGGCGACCCGCCCCTGA